One Roseomonas gilardii subsp. gilardii genomic region harbors:
- a CDS encoding O-antigen ligase family protein, whose product MTSLASVGLSGRAPWRSPAFPLAVGAAIAPAVAVLQSKAMAPIALACLLLSILAARRAQGRWPLPGGLPFAAALALALWGGLSALWAVEPRQSLTTAAQFGGIVLLAAAAARGVAEEDSRPLALCLFWGVLAGLALATIDNLTGNSIRMGIRGLHVWSPEITFGLKPAASVMALLLPLLPAAPLPRAARIGGTVLGAVALLALPGDTARIAGLLGLAVAGCFAWMPARPARTLATAGVAAVVLLAPMATALLARPDIATHLPLSAVHRVLIWDFARGRAAERPWLGWGMEASRAIPGGRDNFPEENLARLGMTGPEARAFFDRPGVEALPLHPHNAPLQLRLELGWPGLLLCAGIWAALAFRAPGPLALGVLASALVTFLFSYGAWQPWWVASQAIAIAMVSGLGLGRTSGRQP is encoded by the coding sequence TTGACCAGCCTCGCCTCCGTGGGCCTGTCGGGCCGGGCTCCCTGGAGGAGCCCGGCCTTTCCGCTTGCGGTGGGTGCGGCCATCGCCCCCGCCGTGGCCGTGCTGCAATCCAAGGCGATGGCGCCGATTGCCCTTGCCTGCCTGCTGCTGTCCATCCTCGCCGCCCGGCGCGCCCAGGGGCGCTGGCCGCTGCCCGGGGGCCTGCCCTTCGCGGCCGCCCTGGCCCTGGCCCTCTGGGGCGGGCTTTCCGCCCTCTGGGCCGTCGAGCCGCGCCAGAGCCTGACCACCGCTGCGCAGTTCGGCGGCATCGTCCTGCTGGCCGCCGCCGCGGCGCGCGGGGTGGCGGAGGAGGATTCGCGCCCGCTCGCGCTCTGCCTCTTCTGGGGCGTGCTGGCCGGGCTGGCCCTGGCCACGATCGACAACCTCACCGGCAACAGCATCCGCATGGGCATCCGTGGCCTGCATGTCTGGTCGCCGGAGATCACCTTCGGACTGAAGCCCGCGGCCTCGGTCATGGCGTTGCTGCTGCCGCTGCTACCGGCCGCCCCCCTGCCCCGCGCCGCGCGGATCGGGGGCACCGTGCTGGGCGCCGTCGCCCTGCTCGCCCTGCCGGGGGATACGGCGCGCATCGCCGGGCTGCTGGGCCTCGCCGTGGCCGGGTGCTTCGCCTGGATGCCCGCGCGCCCGGCCCGGACCCTCGCCACCGCCGGCGTGGCGGCGGTGGTGCTGCTGGCCCCGATGGCGACCGCGCTGCTCGCCCGGCCGGACATCGCCACGCATCTGCCGCTTTCCGCCGTGCACCGGGTGCTGATCTGGGATTTCGCGCGCGGCCGCGCGGCCGAGCGCCCCTGGCTGGGCTGGGGCATGGAAGCCAGCCGCGCCATCCCCGGCGGCCGCGACAACTTCCCCGAGGAGAACCTTGCCCGGCTGGGCATGACCGGCCCCGAGGCGCGCGCCTTCTTCGACCGCCCCGGCGTGGAGGCGCTGCCGCTGCATCCGCACAACGCGCCGCTCCAACTGCGCCTGGAACTGGGCTGGCCGGGGCTGCTGCTCTGCGCCGGGATCTGGGCGGCGCTGGCCTTCCGGGCGCCGGGGCCGCTGGCGCTGGGCGTCCTGGCTTCCGCCCTGGTGACTTTCCTCTTCTCCTATGGCGCCTGGCAGCCCTGGTGGGTGGCCAGCCAGGCCATCGCCATCGCCATGGTCTCGGGCCTCGGCCTGGGCCGCACTTCGGGGCGGCAGCCGTGA
- a CDS encoding sensor domain-containing diguanylate cyclase: MDELDTIGVIGQILDSQGLAICLFDAEDRTLLWNRTFLRFFPEHDGHVHVGEPYARNLERFYAARLTGPERDRLPEFVASGIARHRSQMRPFSFEHRGRRLLVSSLPLPRGGRVRVWKALTEALPNREARLPVDPFMHLADGATVLDRRGQITDANQEFIELYDLPSKEAAIGRTFREVLQLLWEGQAGTALDAFLDNARFAGAAFEVELPGDRWRRVIERRMEDGTSCVSHADITALKRQQRELQEAYERIATMAITDGLTGIANRGHFEAVLEEEARRGGRNRQPLSLLLIDIDHFKQINDRFGHPAGDACLRMVARHIDSGIRRPGDLAARFGGEEFAAILPGTDAEGARVVAEAIRMAIESDHAQEFNAIEPVTVSIGAASLVPAPGGEGDAVRLIQEADNALYRAKRSGRNRVILAAA; the protein is encoded by the coding sequence ATGGATGAGCTGGACACCATCGGCGTCATCGGCCAGATCCTCGATAGCCAGGGGCTGGCGATCTGCCTGTTCGATGCCGAGGACCGGACCCTGTTGTGGAACCGGACCTTCCTGCGCTTCTTCCCCGAACATGACGGCCATGTGCATGTCGGGGAGCCCTATGCCCGCAACCTGGAGCGTTTCTACGCCGCCCGTCTGACCGGCCCGGAACGCGACCGCCTTCCGGAATTCGTCGCCTCCGGGATCGCGCGGCATCGCAGCCAGATGCGTCCCTTCAGCTTCGAGCATCGCGGTCGCCGCCTGCTGGTCTCCTCCCTGCCGCTGCCGCGCGGTGGGCGCGTGCGCGTCTGGAAGGCACTGACGGAGGCTCTGCCGAACCGGGAAGCCCGGCTCCCGGTCGATCCCTTCATGCATCTGGCGGACGGCGCGACGGTGCTGGACCGGCGGGGCCAGATCACCGACGCCAACCAGGAGTTCATCGAGCTCTACGACCTGCCCTCCAAGGAGGCCGCCATCGGCCGCACCTTCCGGGAGGTGCTGCAGCTTCTCTGGGAGGGCCAGGCCGGCACGGCGCTCGATGCCTTCCTCGACAATGCGCGTTTCGCCGGTGCCGCCTTCGAGGTGGAACTGCCGGGGGACCGGTGGCGCCGCGTGATCGAGCGGCGCATGGAGGATGGCACGAGCTGCGTCAGCCACGCCGACATCACCGCGCTGAAGCGGCAGCAGCGCGAGTTGCAGGAAGCCTATGAGCGCATCGCCACCATGGCGATCACCGATGGGCTGACCGGCATCGCCAATCGCGGGCATTTCGAGGCGGTGCTGGAGGAGGAGGCCCGTCGCGGCGGGCGGAACCGGCAGCCGCTCTCCCTGCTGCTGATCGACATCGACCACTTCAAGCAGATCAACGACCGGTTCGGCCATCCCGCCGGGGATGCCTGCCTGCGGATGGTGGCGCGCCACATCGACAGCGGCATCCGCCGCCCCGGGGATCTGGCCGCGCGCTTCGGCGGGGAGGAATTCGCCGCCATCCTGCCCGGCACCGATGCCGAGGGCGCGCGCGTGGTGGCGGAGGCGATCCGCATGGCCATCGAGAGCGACCACGCGCAGGAATTCAACGCCATCGAACCGGTGACGGTCAGCATCGGCGCCGCCTCGCTGGTGCCGGCCCCCGGCGGTGAGGGCGATGCCGTGCGGCTGATCCAGGAGGCCGACAACGCGCTGTACCGCGCCAAGCGCAGCGGCCGGAACCGCGTGATCCTGGCGGCGGCCTGA
- a CDS encoding SHOCT domain-containing protein, which translates to MSNGMKSTPAILDILARRHGFSMEAAQEAHRALRAGKGRQAQFNHPELGGMGQWAGDGMVMIGDMFNGALKIRVDALLGDLAARMRDMPAEDQPEAALPEGSGRSWWPEGLGTPATSGAQDGQRYAWFPEARRLAIEEAGAVTLYDTGEHRIGGVSQSQSGSGSGQMRFSSQHGELRLSELPLAPRPGSAAGAPEGAADGPLSSLERLGRLYQQGLLTEEEFRDSKAALLRRL; encoded by the coding sequence ATGAGCAACGGCATGAAGTCCACCCCGGCCATCCTGGATATCCTGGCGAGGCGACATGGCTTCAGCATGGAGGCGGCACAGGAGGCCCACCGCGCCCTTCGCGCCGGCAAGGGGCGGCAGGCACAGTTCAACCACCCCGAGCTCGGCGGCATGGGCCAATGGGCTGGGGACGGCATGGTCATGATCGGCGACATGTTCAACGGCGCGCTCAAGATCAGGGTCGATGCCCTGCTCGGCGACCTCGCGGCCAGGATGCGGGACATGCCGGCGGAGGACCAGCCGGAGGCCGCCCTGCCGGAAGGATCGGGCCGGAGCTGGTGGCCGGAGGGACTCGGCACGCCCGCCACCAGCGGGGCGCAGGACGGGCAGCGCTATGCCTGGTTCCCCGAGGCACGCCGCCTTGCCATCGAGGAGGCCGGGGCGGTCACCCTCTACGACACCGGCGAGCACCGGATCGGCGGCGTGTCGCAATCCCAGTCCGGCAGTGGATCCGGGCAGATGCGCTTCAGCAGCCAGCATGGCGAGCTGCGCCTGTCGGAGCTTCCGCTCGCCCCGAGGCCAGGCAGCGCGGCCGGCGCGCCGGAAGGAGCGGCGGATGGGCCGCTTTCCTCCCTGGAGCGCCTGGGCAGGCTCTACCAGCAGGGCCTACTGACCGAAGAGGAGTTCCGCGACAGCAAGGCGGCACTGCTGCGCCGCCTCTGA